The following coding sequences lie in one Euhalothece natronophila Z-M001 genomic window:
- a CDS encoding nickel/cobalt transporter has protein sequence MIRYKIFAHLSEPSAWTIDLLTSELSFSSLLVGTLIAFGLGGFHALSPGHGKTLATAYLVGSQATPRQAVLLGLTTTVSHTLGVFILGLVALFASKYVLSEQLYPLITVVSGVIIIGVGVNLVRKRLKRHSHDHHHHHHEVKNASLLKVGIAGGLIPCPSALVLLLAAVALHRIGYGLVLVGGFSLGLAFVLMTLGLIAVYTRDWLEGLPKMNQVLETLSISSAILVVLLGIVLTLTSTTYVL, from the coding sequence ATGATACGATATAAAATTTTTGCTCATCTTAGTGAGCCTTCTGCTTGGACAATTGATTTACTAACCTCAGAACTTAGCTTTAGTAGCCTACTTGTTGGTACTTTAATTGCCTTTGGTTTAGGCGGTTTTCACGCCCTTTCCCCAGGTCATGGTAAAACTCTTGCTACTGCCTATCTAGTCGGATCACAGGCAACGCCTCGCCAAGCCGTTTTATTGGGATTGACAACGACAGTTTCTCACACCTTAGGGGTTTTTATTTTAGGTCTTGTGGCACTATTTGCCTCCAAATACGTCCTATCAGAGCAGTTATATCCGCTAATTACGGTTGTCAGCGGCGTGATTATTATTGGTGTGGGAGTCAATCTAGTAAGAAAGAGGCTAAAACGACACTCTCATGATCATCATCATCACCATCATGAAGTCAAAAATGCTTCCCTGCTCAAAGTAGGAATTGCAGGAGGGTTAATTCCCTGTCCCTCCGCACTGGTATTATTATTAGCAGCGGTGGCGTTACATCGCATTGGTTATGGCTTAGTGTTGGTGGGAGGATTTAGTCTTGGTTTAGCGTTTGTTTTAATGACTTTAGGCTTAATTGCTGTTTACACCCGAGATTGGTTAGAGGGCTTACCAAAAATGAACCAAGTTTTAGAAACCCTCTCAATTTCCAGCGCAATTCTTGTCGTTCTCCTCGGCATCGTTTTAACATTGACATCAACCACGTATGTTTTATAA
- the murI gene encoding glutamate racemase gives MTNNDSQPNPKPLTAQHPIGVFDSGLGGLTVLRELYRQLPQESILYFADTARLPYGNRSYNELVQFVREIISWMVEQGVKMVIMACNTCSALALDTVRSEFNIPILGVILPGARGAIEMGKRIGVIATPATATSNAYRQAILEINNAVKVWQVSCPEFVPLIEQNRLNDPYVRQVAEGYLASLQEKQIDTLIYGCTHYPYLAPILKDLLPPTVRFIDPAQYVVKAIEQELELMGLQHLGYANPTRFCVSGDAEEFAQRSRHWLGCTPTVESICLPTFEQPEMSLYGEESSSKLYKN, from the coding sequence TTGACCAACAACGACTCGCAGCCGAATCCAAAACCCCTAACCGCTCAACACCCGATTGGCGTGTTTGATAGTGGCTTAGGGGGCTTAACTGTTTTACGAGAACTTTATCGGCAACTGCCACAAGAATCTATCCTCTATTTTGCTGATACGGCTCGCCTTCCTTATGGAAATCGCTCTTACAATGAGTTAGTGCAATTTGTGCGTGAAATTATCTCTTGGATGGTAGAACAAGGGGTAAAAATGGTCATTATGGCCTGCAATACCTGTTCTGCTCTTGCTCTAGATACCGTTCGCTCTGAATTTAATATTCCCATTCTAGGGGTGATTCTGCCAGGGGCAAGGGGGGCAATTGAAATGGGAAAGCGGATTGGAGTCATTGCGACTCCAGCAACCGCCACTAGTAATGCTTATCGTCAAGCCATTCTCGAAATTAACAATGCGGTGAAAGTTTGGCAGGTAAGCTGTCCTGAGTTTGTTCCCCTAATTGAACAAAACCGACTCAATGATCCTTATGTGCGACAAGTTGCTGAAGGCTATTTAGCCTCTTTACAAGAAAAGCAAATTGATACGCTCATTTATGGATGTACCCATTACCCTTATTTAGCCCCAATATTAAAGGATTTACTGCCACCAACAGTACGCTTTATTGATCCAGCACAATATGTAGTGAAAGCCATTGAACAAGAACTAGAGTTGATGGGCTTACAACATTTAGGCTATGCTAACCCTACTCGCTTTTGTGTTAGTGGTGATGCTGAAGAATTTGCCCAGCGTTCTCGTCATTGGTTGGGTTGTACTCCTACAGTAGAGTCAATTTGTTTACCAACATTTGAGCAACCAGAGATGTCTTTGTATGGGGAAGAAAGTTCATCAAAACTTTACAAGAATTGA